From Sporosarcina sp. 6E9, a single genomic window includes:
- a CDS encoding cell wall-binding repeat-containing protein yields the protein MKKKQGKLMSHISKLLAFLMVFTLIAPATGSASYNDKKSPTTNNIHEDLSQAFKEEEFVKFLVLLEEQTDTKSVALQAEKSAKKQSLSKVDTKKMKQEAVVSQLLKTAEKSQKDISTVLTKEQKSGQVKDFQSYYIVNGFAVTGNKKTAEKLASLPGVKSVTLDEKHKLLPTDEKDFTINKADPLSEEVEWNIDRIKATDVWEKGFKGEGTVIASIDSGVDGNHPALKNQYRGYNPDDPNNPSHEFNWYDAVSGRLSPMDSDGHGTHTMGTMIGQEPDGSNKIGVAPGAKWISTRAFFLGETHDSYLLNAAEWVLAPKDENGVPHPEMAPDVVNNSWGGGPLNNDWFRPAVQAWRAVEIVPIFSVGNAGLFTDASPGSASAPANYPESIAVGATDETDDLAWFSLRGPSERGDLKPDISAPGVAIRSSIPGPTWDTFDYGLLNGTSMAAPQVAATALFLRQVDPTLTVDQIEAILKMTATTKVDDEYPTAPNNGYGFGFINAKAAVEAAQQGIATINGQVVGTGTDDEAPTYNHEPREVIYESEDAHFSMQAMDNTSVDNVTLTILSDNDTEKTYETKRINGDHKNGTYEVIVPPTGITGDSLKYWWTITDFSGTTTESDQYEVTIEQGVTDGYVENFESYPDGWHSFGINNSWEWGVPKFGPPGAVSGEKVMGTNLRGQYEMNSDMTLVMPPVFPEANTILRFNQWYSLSWFGEDMGTIYASTDGETWEQLHRITKDNKQWHEVGINLSKYAGQKIYIAFNLTSQVNQFEGWYIDDVRLINSEAASTEELSKTSEKRKLATSEKISFPQSTQVKRKVAETDLLPVDAKIEVVETGWKTTTNEQNGKFTIHHPPGDYSLKVDAYGFESKIEQVTLTEKGIITPKITLDASPIQTVSGTVKDSFGGAIKDATIFLLDEENAPPVKSQANGQYNLNVYEGTYTLKVHAPGYYSESKKITVNEGEDIDLNIELRTFIGHEPSEIKYDNGRYSKNLAFGMKGNGFAVKMSIDENESSAMLTGAKLQFWAGHVPVPGGTDIHIAVYDATGKDGSPGNKIAGPINAKADRNLSRWTQVDLSNLGIVVEDDFYIVYLQADDYPYVPGFVADGDQNNWAARSWDYIGGQWVQSTKSLGNYMIRAVVDYGQDLPDLVKPVINEPEEDITNEKAITIEGTATPSSTIRLLNNGIEAEVVEVGENGNFTIPTTLTEGDNEFKAVTLHEGSPVIASDTVTVVLDTIKPVITITNPKDGDVTDQETITVEGTVDDENLDTVKVNGQKATVTEGNLAHEVQLALGFNEIEVVAEDLAGNKETKIITIEFNEDTYPFEEIGYDDGTAEMARVFLGEGNGWAVKMSLPEDEESATITNGLFHIGDIANGDEFMVEIWDATGKFNKPGQKLAGPFEAIADRENEWISVDLGDQNITVESDFYMVYIQPEVGRYSPFLSTDLSSPHTGRSYQYIGGAWEETPEAEGNYMIRTRVIYKDSKPVITLPENDLVTNQPNLSVEGTATPESTIKLFNNDKEVGTAEVDETGAFTLPVTLTEGENKLSITSTLNGTRIGKSDPIVVTLDTTKPVLTIDNPKDGDVVDQLKVTVEGTVVDENLASLTVNGDSATVTDESYSLEINLKNGVNEIEVIAKDLAGNTETKTVTIEVAVSAPIVTNLQPENDQHVGLGDEIEVSFESLEGGEASFSITLPALSTAGETANEMVEVEPGVYKGTWTVPANLNLQNAVIQVQFMDTVGNKVTETAKGKITVYENQVNRISNDNRYSTAIEISKKGWAKSNTVILARGDNYADALAGVPYAHQLDAPILLTLTNDLYEETLAEITRLGAKKVVILGGESAISAKVAGELKAAGLTVERVSGSDRFETAAKIASEMDRSDKVVIANGMDFPDALSVAAHASKAGIPILLTQADKLPAKTAEALETLGATETIVVGGKTVVSEKVVKQLPKPKTLAGADRYETNISVAEHFGVTSKHMYVATGQNYADALTGAVLAAKNDSAVLLVHARIPDVVTTYISDNDVKRLTIFGGESAVSKNVSDELTKLIQ from the coding sequence ATGAAGAAAAAACAGGGGAAATTGATGTCGCATATTTCAAAATTACTTGCATTTTTAATGGTATTTACACTCATCGCACCTGCCACTGGATCCGCTTCATATAATGATAAAAAATCTCCAACAACCAACAACATCCACGAAGATCTTTCACAAGCATTTAAAGAAGAGGAATTCGTCAAATTCCTCGTATTATTAGAAGAACAAACCGACACAAAAAGCGTAGCGCTTCAAGCAGAAAAGAGCGCGAAAAAACAAAGTCTATCCAAAGTCGACACGAAAAAAATGAAACAAGAAGCTGTCGTCTCACAATTACTCAAAACTGCAGAAAAATCACAAAAGGACATTTCGACTGTATTAACTAAAGAACAAAAGTCCGGACAAGTAAAAGACTTTCAAAGCTACTATATCGTTAACGGTTTTGCCGTAACTGGAAACAAGAAAACTGCCGAAAAACTCGCCAGTTTACCAGGTGTGAAATCCGTTACGCTAGACGAGAAACATAAACTTTTACCAACGGACGAAAAAGATTTCACTATCAATAAAGCAGATCCACTTTCAGAAGAAGTAGAATGGAATATTGACAGAATTAAAGCTACTGACGTTTGGGAAAAAGGCTTTAAGGGAGAGGGCACTGTCATCGCGAGTATTGACAGCGGTGTAGACGGAAACCATCCCGCGCTTAAAAACCAGTATCGCGGCTATAACCCGGATGATCCAAACAATCCTTCACACGAATTCAACTGGTATGACGCCGTTTCAGGCAGACTCAGCCCAATGGATTCTGACGGTCATGGTACGCATACAATGGGAACGATGATTGGACAAGAGCCAGATGGGTCCAATAAAATCGGCGTTGCACCTGGCGCAAAATGGATTTCAACGAGGGCTTTTTTCCTTGGTGAAACACATGACTCCTATTTACTAAACGCAGCGGAATGGGTACTCGCGCCAAAAGATGAAAACGGCGTTCCACATCCGGAAATGGCTCCGGATGTTGTCAATAACTCATGGGGAGGCGGTCCGTTAAATAACGATTGGTTCCGTCCAGCTGTACAAGCTTGGCGTGCTGTGGAAATCGTACCGATATTCTCAGTCGGAAACGCAGGGTTATTTACAGATGCATCGCCTGGATCCGCGTCAGCACCAGCGAACTATCCAGAATCAATCGCAGTCGGTGCAACTGATGAAACTGATGATTTAGCATGGTTTTCACTTCGCGGTCCAAGTGAAAGAGGAGATTTAAAGCCGGATATTTCGGCACCGGGTGTTGCGATTCGCTCTTCGATTCCAGGTCCGACTTGGGACACATTCGACTATGGGCTTTTAAACGGGACATCAATGGCAGCCCCGCAAGTTGCCGCGACCGCATTATTTTTGCGCCAAGTCGATCCGACATTAACCGTTGATCAAATTGAAGCGATCTTGAAAATGACAGCGACGACAAAAGTCGATGACGAATATCCGACAGCACCGAATAATGGCTACGGATTCGGTTTTATTAATGCAAAAGCGGCAGTAGAAGCTGCCCAGCAAGGAATCGCAACAATTAATGGACAAGTGGTTGGAACAGGAACCGACGACGAAGCGCCAACATATAACCATGAACCGCGCGAAGTCATTTATGAAAGCGAAGATGCGCACTTTTCGATGCAAGCAATGGATAACACCAGCGTCGACAATGTAACGCTCACGATTCTATCCGATAACGATACAGAAAAAACTTATGAAACAAAACGCATTAACGGTGACCATAAAAATGGCACATACGAAGTAATCGTTCCTCCAACGGGCATAACAGGGGATTCATTAAAATATTGGTGGACCATCACAGATTTCAGTGGAACAACAACGGAAAGTGATCAATACGAAGTCACCATCGAACAAGGCGTGACAGATGGATACGTCGAGAATTTCGAAAGCTACCCAGATGGTTGGCATTCATTCGGGATAAACAACTCTTGGGAATGGGGCGTTCCAAAATTCGGTCCGCCAGGCGCTGTATCCGGTGAAAAAGTAATGGGAACGAACTTGCGCGGCCAATACGAGATGAACTCCGACATGACATTAGTCATGCCGCCCGTATTTCCAGAAGCGAACACAATTCTCCGTTTCAACCAATGGTACAGCCTAAGCTGGTTTGGTGAAGATATGGGCACGATTTACGCATCCACCGACGGCGAAACATGGGAACAACTTCACCGTATTACAAAAGATAACAAACAATGGCATGAAGTCGGTATTAATTTATCAAAATATGCCGGTCAAAAAATCTATATCGCTTTCAACCTGACTTCCCAGGTGAATCAATTCGAAGGCTGGTATATCGACGATGTTCGATTAATTAATTCAGAAGCGGCGTCTACTGAAGAATTAAGCAAGACAAGCGAGAAACGTAAACTCGCAACATCTGAAAAAATTTCATTCCCACAATCAACACAAGTCAAAAGAAAAGTTGCAGAAACAGATTTATTACCAGTCGACGCGAAAATTGAAGTCGTTGAAACCGGTTGGAAAACAACAACAAACGAACAAAACGGGAAATTCACGATTCACCATCCACCAGGCGACTACTCGCTCAAAGTCGATGCCTATGGGTTCGAATCGAAAATAGAACAAGTCACACTTACCGAAAAAGGAATAATCACGCCGAAGATCACGCTGGACGCATCACCAATCCAAACAGTGTCCGGAACAGTAAAAGACAGTTTCGGCGGAGCAATCAAAGACGCGACAATCTTTTTACTAGATGAAGAAAACGCACCACCGGTCAAATCGCAAGCAAACGGACAGTATAACTTGAATGTCTATGAAGGAACTTACACGCTGAAAGTCCATGCACCGGGCTACTACAGCGAATCCAAAAAAATTACAGTAAATGAAGGAGAAGACATCGATTTAAATATCGAACTTCGGACATTTATTGGCCATGAACCATCGGAAATTAAATATGACAATGGCCGATACAGTAAAAACTTAGCATTCGGCATGAAAGGCAATGGCTTTGCGGTCAAAATGTCAATCGATGAAAACGAATCTTCCGCAATGCTAACAGGCGCGAAGCTTCAATTCTGGGCAGGGCACGTACCGGTTCCAGGCGGTACTGATATTCATATCGCCGTTTACGATGCTACCGGTAAAGACGGGTCCCCGGGTAATAAAATTGCCGGGCCGATCAATGCGAAAGCAGATCGAAATCTATCCAGATGGACACAAGTCGATTTATCCAACCTAGGCATTGTCGTCGAAGATGATTTTTATATCGTCTATCTCCAAGCGGATGATTATCCATATGTTCCAGGATTTGTCGCAGACGGCGATCAAAACAATTGGGCAGCGAGAAGTTGGGATTATATTGGCGGCCAATGGGTTCAATCAACGAAAAGCCTTGGAAACTACATGATTCGTGCAGTCGTTGACTATGGTCAAGATTTGCCCGACCTAGTCAAGCCAGTCATTAACGAACCAGAAGAAGACATTACAAATGAAAAAGCAATTACAATAGAAGGAACAGCGACACCTTCAAGCACGATTCGTTTGCTTAACAACGGAATTGAAGCTGAAGTTGTCGAAGTCGGAGAAAATGGAAACTTCACGATTCCAACAACGCTAACTGAAGGCGACAACGAATTCAAAGCGGTAACTTTACACGAAGGCTCACCGGTAATTGCATCCGACACAGTCACAGTCGTGCTCGACACGATCAAACCGGTAATCACAATAACGAATCCTAAAGACGGAGACGTTACTGACCAAGAAACCATCACAGTCGAAGGAACCGTCGATGACGAAAACCTCGACACCGTAAAAGTGAACGGTCAAAAAGCAACAGTAACTGAAGGCAACTTGGCGCATGAAGTACAACTAGCGCTCGGTTTCAATGAAATCGAAGTAGTTGCCGAGGATTTAGCTGGCAATAAAGAGACAAAAATCATCACAATCGAGTTCAACGAAGATACGTATCCATTCGAAGAAATCGGATACGACGATGGAACAGCCGAAATGGCGCGCGTATTCTTAGGCGAAGGAAATGGCTGGGCAGTGAAAATGTCCTTACCAGAAGACGAAGAATCCGCCACGATTACGAACGGGCTTTTCCATATCGGTGATATCGCGAACGGCGACGAGTTCATGGTCGAAATATGGGATGCAACGGGCAAATTCAACAAGCCAGGTCAAAAACTAGCCGGCCCATTCGAAGCGATTGCAGATCGTGAAAATGAATGGATTAGTGTCGATTTAGGCGACCAAAACATCACAGTAGAGAGCGACTTTTACATGGTTTACATCCAACCGGAAGTAGGCCGCTACTCACCGTTCTTATCGACCGATTTAAGCAGTCCACACACAGGTAGAAGTTATCAATACATCGGAGGCGCGTGGGAAGAAACGCCTGAAGCAGAAGGAAACTACATGATTCGCACCCGAGTCATTTACAAGGATTCGAAGCCGGTCATAACACTTCCCGAAAATGACCTTGTGACCAATCAACCAAATCTTTCAGTAGAAGGAACAGCGACTCCGGAATCAACCATTAAATTATTCAACAACGACAAAGAAGTCGGCACAGCCGAAGTGGATGAAACCGGAGCATTCACACTGCCAGTTACACTAACTGAAGGCGAAAACAAATTATCAATCACATCAACACTTAACGGAACGCGCATCGGTAAATCTGACCCAATCGTCGTCACACTCGATACGACCAAGCCAGTATTAACCATCGACAATCCGAAAGACGGCGATGTCGTTGACCAACTAAAAGTCACAGTCGAAGGAACAGTTGTCGACGAAAATCTTGCATCACTTACAGTGAATGGTGATTCAGCAACCGTTACGGACGAAAGCTATTCACTAGAAATTAATTTGAAAAACGGTGTCAACGAAATCGAAGTCATTGCCAAAGATTTAGCCGGAAACACAGAAACGAAAACAGTGACAATCGAGGTAGCAGTATCAGCACCAATCGTTACAAATCTTCAACCAGAAAATGACCAACACGTCGGACTTGGAGATGAAATCGAAGTTTCATTCGAAAGTTTGGAAGGCGGAGAAGCCAGCTTCAGCATTACGCTCCCTGCACTTTCAACAGCAGGAGAAACAGCTAATGAAATGGTCGAAGTAGAACCGGGCGTCTACAAAGGAACTTGGACAGTGCCCGCAAACCTAAATCTCCAAAACGCCGTGATCCAAGTACAATTCATGGACACAGTTGGCAATAAAGTCACAGAAACAGCAAAAGGTAAAATAACAGTCTACGAGAACCAAGTAAACCGAATCTCAAACGACAACCGTTATTCGACGGCCATCGAAATCAGTAAAAAAGGATGGGCGAAATCCAATACAGTCATACTCGCACGCGGCGACAACTACGCCGACGCACTTGCGGGCGTACCATACGCACATCAATTGGATGCACCGATTCTCTTAACACTCACGAATGACTTGTACGAAGAAACACTAGCCGAAATCACAAGACTAGGCGCCAAAAAAGTCGTCATTCTAGGCGGCGAAAGTGCGATAAGTGCTAAAGTAGCAGGCGAATTAAAAGCCGCGGGACTTACAGTCGAACGCGTCTCAGGTAGCGATCGCTTCGAAACAGCAGCGAAAATTGCATCTGAAATGGACCGTTCCGACAAAGTCGTCATCGCAAACGGCATGGACTTCCCAGACGCATTATCCGTCGCCGCACACGCTTCGAAAGCTGGCATACCGATATTATTAACACAAGCTGACAAACTACCAGCGAAAACAGCAGAAGCACTCGAAACACTAGGCGCAACCGAAACAATAGTAGTAGGCGGTAAAACTGTCGTTTCGGAAAAGGTAGTGAAACAACTACCAAAACCAAAGACACTAGCAGGCGCTGACCGTTACGAAACAAATATATCGGTCGCTGAACACTTTGGCGTAACAAGTAAACACATGTACGTCGCAACCGGTCAAAACTACGCCGACGCCCTAACCGGCGCCGTCCTAGCTGCCAAAAACGACAGTGCAGTCCTACTCGTACACGCTAGAATACCAGACGTTGTAACAACGTATATCTCTGATAACGACGTCAAACGCCTAACTATTTTTGGTGGCGAATCAGCAGTTAGCAAAAACGTATCCGACGAGCTGACAAAACTAATTCAGTAA
- a CDS encoding S8 family serine peptidase, whose product MHKKRKINIKIFSIIASLLMIFSLLTPSFTNAESTKVIYDSEANTLQEKVSNRLLTDFKNNEKVTFLVKFKDKANTTKAIQEATKLSKNQTAFQSKLTKRSAQVAELKTVAEQSQQDVLHYLTQQSKKGNVDKVTPYFIVNGMAVTATQEVAEQIATFDEVEKILKNEKRQLVTEINPKTLENNTTEVSNVEWNIERVKAPEVWDMDIDGTGVVVASIDTGVEWDHPALKEKYRGYNTETNEVNHDFNWFDATANQNTPYDDNGHGTHTVGTMVGSEPDGTNQIGVAPGAKWIAVRAFTKDGGTDEDLLAAADWILAPTDAEGNTRVDLAPDIVNNSWGGGPGLDEWYRDVVIEWRKANIFPEFSAGNVSSSNRGGPESIVSPANYPESFATGATDIANDLAGFSLKGPSPYGEIKPDISAPGQVIRSSVPGGSYFENSGTSMAGPAVSGVAALLRSVNATISVDEMEEIILGTAIPLTDEEYPESPNNGFGYGLIDAYGAVSAVTEGVGTVEGTIKTNEIPLNAHVSIEGRDRSVNTNPNDGTYALKYAGGDYTLIAEAYGYETKEAPVTIERDETTTVDFTLDAIPQATISGKLTDKSTGAPIENATLLLKEDANIAPVKTDAKGHYEFTAYEGTYTVKITARGFKSQEVEITIDGDQTINHQLTPFYSYAEEEIAYDDGTGEGASRFKDAGHGWGVKMSLAPGEEKAMVTGGKFLINVRTSDHFQVEVMDASGPGGSPGKKIAGPIDAKASATGWTTVDLRDEGIIVDGDFYMVYIQTEDSTTSTSLQQDKSSPFQSRSWEMYSGYWYQLESSFLVGNKSIRALVEYELDQPIITSPKSEDVTNNEAMIIEGTAPSNATVKIINNSEEAGFGTANADGTFAVPVKLSNGKNKLEAFAILDDKTVGESNPIIITLNTEKPTIDQLTPKTDQYVTPGDEVVVSFNSNVTSGKANFEVKLPGTLNTKSTSENDMEEVEPGKYQGTWTVPSATELQGATIEVKITDDAGNQTTAEANGKLFVSQKSIDRLANDNRYSTANEISKKGWAQSDTVVLARGDNYADALAGVPYAHQQNAPILLSLTNDLYEETLAEITRLGAKKVVILGGESAISANVAGQLKTAGLTVERISGSDRFETAAKIASNMEASDKVVIVNGMDFPDALSVAAHAAKEGLPILLTQSDKLPTKTSDALETLGATETIVVGGKTVVSEKVVNQLPNPTTLAGDDRYKTNSAIAEHFGVTSKHLYIATGQNYADALTGAVLAAKNDSAVLLVHTRVPEVVTEYITENGTKRLTIFGGESAVSKKVANDLEKIIQ is encoded by the coding sequence ATGCACAAAAAGCGAAAAATCAACATAAAAATTTTCAGCATTATCGCATCACTACTCATGATTTTTTCACTACTAACACCCAGTTTCACTAACGCAGAATCTACAAAAGTAATCTATGATTCTGAAGCAAACACATTACAAGAAAAGGTAAGCAACCGTTTGCTCACCGATTTCAAAAACAACGAAAAAGTAACATTTCTCGTCAAATTCAAAGACAAAGCAAACACCACGAAAGCCATCCAAGAAGCCACCAAACTTTCCAAAAATCAAACAGCATTCCAATCCAAACTAACAAAGCGATCTGCACAAGTTGCAGAACTTAAAACAGTCGCCGAGCAATCACAACAAGACGTTCTCCATTACCTAACCCAACAATCGAAAAAAGGAAACGTCGATAAAGTCACGCCATATTTCATTGTCAACGGAATGGCGGTAACAGCGACGCAAGAGGTCGCCGAACAAATCGCGACTTTCGATGAAGTAGAAAAAATCCTTAAAAATGAAAAGCGACAACTCGTCACGGAGATAAATCCCAAAACACTCGAAAACAACACAACGGAAGTCTCTAACGTAGAGTGGAACATCGAGCGCGTGAAAGCGCCAGAAGTATGGGATATGGACATTGACGGCACAGGCGTTGTCGTGGCAAGTATCGATACGGGCGTTGAATGGGATCACCCTGCGCTAAAAGAAAAATATCGCGGTTACAACACCGAAACAAACGAAGTGAACCATGACTTCAACTGGTTCGATGCAACAGCGAACCAAAATACGCCATATGACGACAATGGCCACGGCACGCACACCGTCGGAACGATGGTAGGTAGCGAACCGGATGGAACAAACCAAATTGGTGTCGCACCTGGCGCGAAATGGATTGCTGTAAGAGCATTCACGAAAGACGGTGGCACCGATGAAGATTTATTGGCGGCAGCGGACTGGATTTTAGCGCCGACTGACGCGGAAGGAAATACGCGAGTTGACTTGGCTCCAGATATCGTCAATAACTCATGGGGCGGGGGACCGGGACTTGATGAATGGTATCGCGATGTCGTCATCGAGTGGAGAAAAGCCAACATTTTCCCAGAGTTTTCTGCGGGTAATGTTTCAAGTAGCAACCGCGGTGGACCAGAATCGATTGTTTCACCAGCAAACTATCCCGAATCATTTGCAACAGGCGCGACAGATATCGCGAATGACCTAGCAGGTTTTTCACTCAAAGGACCATCCCCTTACGGCGAAATTAAACCGGATATTTCAGCACCGGGACAAGTCATTCGTTCGTCAGTACCAGGGGGGAGTTACTTCGAAAACAGTGGAACATCAATGGCCGGCCCTGCAGTATCAGGCGTGGCGGCATTACTTCGTTCCGTGAACGCAACGATTTCTGTTGATGAAATGGAAGAAATTATACTCGGAACAGCCATTCCATTAACCGATGAAGAATATCCTGAATCACCAAACAACGGCTTCGGGTATGGATTAATTGACGCATACGGCGCTGTATCCGCAGTTACCGAAGGCGTCGGAACTGTAGAAGGAACCATAAAAACGAACGAAATCCCGCTAAATGCGCACGTAAGCATCGAAGGACGCGACCGATCCGTGAACACGAATCCGAATGACGGAACGTATGCGTTAAAATATGCAGGCGGAGATTACACACTCATCGCTGAAGCGTATGGTTACGAGACAAAAGAAGCACCTGTAACAATCGAACGTGACGAAACAACAACCGTTGATTTCACATTGGATGCAATTCCGCAAGCAACCATCAGCGGAAAACTCACCGACAAATCGACGGGCGCACCAATCGAAAATGCGACATTACTATTAAAAGAAGATGCAAATATCGCACCAGTGAAAACCGACGCAAAAGGCCATTATGAATTCACAGCCTACGAAGGAACATACACTGTGAAAATCACGGCCCGAGGCTTCAAGAGCCAAGAAGTCGAAATCACGATCGATGGCGATCAAACCATAAACCACCAATTAACGCCTTTCTACAGTTACGCTGAAGAAGAAATCGCCTACGACGATGGAACTGGCGAAGGCGCAAGCAGATTCAAAGATGCAGGCCACGGGTGGGGAGTCAAAATGTCCCTTGCACCTGGCGAAGAAAAGGCGATGGTAACAGGTGGAAAATTCCTGATAAACGTACGCACAAGCGACCACTTCCAAGTTGAAGTCATGGATGCATCGGGTCCTGGTGGCTCACCAGGCAAGAAAATCGCCGGACCGATTGACGCGAAGGCTTCAGCAACCGGATGGACAACGGTCGATTTACGCGATGAAGGCATCATCGTCGACGGCGACTTTTACATGGTCTACATCCAAACTGAAGACAGCACAACGTCCACATCGCTTCAACAAGACAAAAGCAGTCCATTCCAAAGCCGTAGTTGGGAAATGTACAGCGGTTACTGGTACCAGCTAGAATCCAGTTTCCTTGTGGGCAATAAAAGTATCCGCGCACTTGTCGAATACGAACTCGATCAACCGATTATCACTTCACCAAAAAGTGAGGACGTCACAAATAACGAAGCGATGATTATAGAAGGAACTGCGCCTTCAAATGCAACCGTTAAAATTATAAACAACAGTGAAGAGGCAGGTTTTGGAACAGCCAATGCCGACGGAACTTTCGCAGTCCCAGTCAAATTGTCCAATGGGAAAAACAAACTTGAAGCCTTCGCCATCCTGGACGATAAAACTGTAGGCGAATCAAACCCAATCATCATCACGCTAAATACTGAAAAACCGACAATTGACCAATTAACACCGAAAACCGACCAATATGTAACGCCCGGCGATGAGGTAGTCGTCTCATTCAACAGTAATGTAACCAGCGGGAAAGCAAACTTTGAAGTAAAACTTCCTGGCACATTAAATACGAAATCCACTTCCGAAAACGATATGGAAGAAGTCGAACCAGGGAAATACCAAGGAACTTGGACAGTCCCATCAGCGACCGAACTTCAAGGCGCAACAATCGAAGTTAAAATCACTGACGACGCGGGCAATCAAACAACAGCAGAAGCAAACGGCAAACTATTCGTTTCCCAAAAATCAATCGACCGACTTGCAAACGACAACCGCTACTCAACAGCCAATGAAATTAGCAAAAAAGGCTGGGCACAATCAGACACAGTCGTTCTAGCACGTGGCGATAATTACGCAGATGCACTAGCTGGTGTACCATACGCCCATCAACAAAACGCACCCATTTTATTGTCACTAACGAATGATCTATACGAAGAAACCCTAGCAGAAATCACAAGACTAGGTGCCAAAAAAGTAGTCATCTTAGGCGGCGAAAGCGCGATAAGTGCTAACGTTGCAGGCCAATTAAAAACAGCGGGACTCACAGTCGAACGCATCTCAGGTAGCGACCGTTTCGAAACAGCAGCGAAAATCGCGAGCAATATGGAAGCATCTGATAAAGTCGTCATTGTAAATGGCATGGATTTCCCAGACGCATTATCCGTAGCCGCACACGCAGCAAAAGAAGGACTTCCGATACTATTAACACAGTCCGACAAGCTACCAACGAAAACATCTGATGCACTTGAAACACTCGGCGCAACCGAAACAATCGTCGTCGGCGGAAAAACAGTCGTATCCGAAAAAGTAGTCAACCAACTACCGAATCCAACGACATTAGCAGGCGACGATCGTTACAAAACCAATAGCGCAATCGCCGAACACTTCGGTGTAACAAGTAAACACTTATACATCGCAACCGGCCAAAACTATGCCGATGCCTTAACCGGCGCAGTCTTAGCCGCCAAAAACGACAGCGCAGTCCTACTCGTACACACGCGAGTACCAGAAGTCGTGACTGAATATATCACCGAAAACGGCACCAAACGCCTAACAATCTTCGGCGGCGAATCAGCAGTAAGTAAAAAAGTTGCCAATGATCTTGAAAAGATAATTCAATAA